In Pseudokineococcus lusitanus, the DNA window CCGACCTCGCGGCGTGGGCGCGGACGGTCGCGACGATGCTGCGGCCCGGCGGGCTGTTCTTCGTCCGGGACACCCACCCTGTCCTCGCGTCGCTCGACGACGAGCGCGACGACGACCTCCTCGTCGTCACCCGCGACCACCTCGGCGGCGGCGCGCCCGAGCGCTGGGACGACGAGACCACGTACGTCGAGAGCGACGTGCGCATCACGAGCACCGAGACGTGGGAGTGGAAGCACCCGCTGTCGGAGGTCGTCACGGTGCTGCTGGACGCGGGCCTGCGCATCACCTCGCTCGGCGAGCAGACGACGCTGCCGTGGCGGGCGCTGCCGCAGATGGTCGAGGAGGACACGCCGCACGGGCGGGCGTGGGTCCTCCCGGCGCGGCGACGCCGTCTGCCGCTGACCTTCTCGCTCACCGCGGTCGCGGACGGCTGACGCACGACGACGCCGCGACGCGGGGGCGACGCGGGGGCGTCGCGGCGTCGTCACCGGCCCGGCGGGGGCCGGACCGGGCCGGGCCCCGCCGTCGCGGGGCCCGGCGTCCGTCGGGCTCAGGAGCCCTGCGTGGCCTCCGGCGCGGCCGGGGCGTCCTCGGGCGCGGCGGGCGCGTCCTCGGGCGTCGGCGCGCCCTCCGGGGGCGTGGGGGCCTCGCCGTCCGCGG includes these proteins:
- a CDS encoding class I SAM-dependent methyltransferase → MDLPPELLANRRNWDERVPIHLEGYGTDAFVADPERLSDVAREDLALMAPHLPGGSVAGLDLLHLQCHIGTDTLSFARLGARVTGVDLSPASVAAARSLAERAGLAATFVESEVTATPEVVADRFDVVHTSIGALCWLPDLAAWARTVATMLRPGGLFFVRDTHPVLASLDDERDDDLLVVTRDHLGGGAPERWDDETTYVESDVRITSTETWEWKHPLSEVVTVLLDAGLRITSLGEQTTLPWRALPQMVEEDTPHGRAWVLPARRRRLPLTFSLTAVADG